One genomic window of Quercus lobata isolate SW786 chromosome 9, ValleyOak3.0 Primary Assembly, whole genome shotgun sequence includes the following:
- the LOC115959938 gene encoding uncharacterized protein LOC115959938: MRKIQAELPYQCMLAVPSIHRSGGLALFWMEEIDLHIQNFTLHHIDALIFNGSNTSWRLTSFYGWPDGHSKHESWQLLKHLHTRSLAPWICVGDYNEIMASNEKQGGLPKPLNQMQVFQATLLHCGLVDLGFQGNIFTWNNGRLRNAFVQERLDRACATVEWKEIFTAARVTHLQPSYSDHVPILITTHDTNQLNRRRKIPKRFEEKWATKFDCERVIQEAWIIEVEHGSPMSILFEKIKKTRFALVNWSRAAFDSSKIVIQEKQKQLEALCSLNSADQLPAIKGLKFEINDLLHQEELAWCQRSRSILLPAGDKNTKFFHQRASHRRRKNQILGIFDEEGNWNTTEGSIAQTAEHYFQHLFTSSNPEDIEGVLNSVDRRVSRSMNASLLQWYTPEEVREALFQMHPSKSLGPDAYELLHRLRNRRKGRKGQMAVKLDISKAYDRVEWVFLQQMMVKLGFAPSWVQLAMETVTTALYPVLINGEPKGFITPTRGIRQGDPLSPYLFLMCVEGLLALVRKAGETGGLKGIKSSQNGVWVSHLLFADDSLLFCQATMEESQKLLQLLAQYEAASGQAINRKKTSLFFSKNTKPEVKEQIKQLFGARVMTECERYLRLPMATGTSKVNTFKDLQEKITKRVMGWKEKTISKAGREVLIKMEAQAIPTYSMSLFKLPSSICNNINSMMAKYWWGQNQDEQRIHWINWTKLCTAKKEGGLGFHDLHAFNLAILAKQAWRLIEENHSLFYRVYKARYFPNSSFMMVELGNNPSFEWRSLLSARDVIKEGTRWKVGDGRSIGVFTHSWLSHTPVTRIEVPPDMKVCELIDQDTRQWDWGKVAAMFTAQTRDEILSLPLNNTNGHDSVIWMENRAKKFTMKSAYKVAYRLRHHHKAEHPVARIHGSTWNMIWTLNVPPKVRTFIRRACSNCLPTRDNLHSRRVSIDRTCEMFKQEPETTSHVLWTCPFARNVWALVRGRIQKSSNGVDDFFLLFRQMQTKVSKQELELWATTAWAIWNAQNKMIFEQFQTHPKVILEGATGLLEEYQSLMETQRID; encoded by the exons ATGCGAAAAATTCAAGCAGAGTTACCATACCAGTGTATGCTAGCGGTTCCAAGTATTCATAGAAGCGGTGGGTTAGCCCTATTTTGGATGGAGGAGATAGACTTGCatatccaaaatttcactctTCATCACATTGATGCTCTCATATTCAATGGCTCAAATACCTCATGGAGATTGACAAGTTTCTATGGTTGGCCGGATGGACACAGTAAACATGAGTCATGGCAGTTACTCAAGCACCTTCACACTAGAAGTTTGGCTCCTTGGATTTGTGTTGGGGATTATAATGAGATCATGGCATCAAACGAGAAGCAAGGCGGATTACCAAAACCATTGAACCAGATGCAGGTTTTTCAAGCTACACTCCTACATTGCGGACTGGTGGACTTGGGCTTTCAAGGTAATATATTTACTTGGAATAATGGTAGACTTAGAAATGCATTTGTGCAGGAACGGCTTGATAGAGCATGTGCCACGGTCGAGTGGAAGGAAATCTTTACAGCAGCTCGTGTGACTCACCTTCAACCATCTTATTCTGACCATGTGCCAATCCTTATCACCACACATGATACAAACCAGCTGAATAGGAGGAGAAAGATACCAAAACGATTTGAAGAAAAGTGGGCCACCAAATTCGATTGTGAGAGAGTAATTCAAGAAGCATGGATTATCGAAGTGGAGCATGGCAGCCCTATGTCAAttctttttgagaaaatcaaaaaaacCAGATTTGCTTTGGTTAACTGGAGCCGTGCAGCATTTGATAGCTCGAAAATAGTAATtcaggaaaaacaaaaacaattggAGGCCCTATGCTCCCTTAATAGTGCTGATCAATTACCtgcaattaagggattaaaATTCGAGATAAATGATTTGCTGCATCAGGAGGAATTGGCATGGTGCCAACGGTCCCGATCCATTTTGCTACCGGCTGGTGACAAAAATACGAAGTTCTTTCATCAAAGGGCTAGTCATCGAAGACGCAAAAACCAGATCTTGGGGATTTTTGATGAAGAAGGTAACTGGAATACTACGGAGGGGAGCATAGCCCAAACTGCAGAGCACTATTTTCAACACCTCTTCACCTCTTCCAACCCAGAAGACATTGAAGGAGTACTAAATTCGGTGGATAGACGGGTCTCCCGAAGTATGAATGCCTCTCTTCTTCAATGGTATACTCCAGAGGAGGTTAGAGAGGCCCTATTCCAAATGCACCCATCCAAGTCACTGGGCCCCGATG CATATGAATTACTTCATAGGTTGCGAAACAGGAGGAAGGGAAGGAAGGGACAGATGGCGGTGAAGCTGGACATTAGCAAAgcctatgatagggtggaatggGTCTTCTTACAACAAATGATGGTGAAATTGGGCTTTGCTCCTTCTTGGGTCCAGTTGGCAATGGAGACGGTGACCACAGCTTTGTACCCAGTTCTAATAAATGGAGAGCCAAAGGGTTTTATCACTCCTACTAGGGGGATACGACAAGGTGACCCTCTCTCACCATATCTATTCCTCATGTGTGTGGAAGGCCTTTTAGCCCTAGTGAGAAAAGCAGGGGAGACCGGAGGGTTAAAAGGAATCAAATCTAGCCAAAATGGAGTATGGGTATCTCACCTCCTCTTTGCCGACGATAGCCTTTTATTTTGTCAAGCAACAATGGAGGAAAGCCAAAAACTATTACAATTGTTGGCACAATATGAGGCTGCATCCGGTCAAGCAATCAACAGAAAAAAGACTTCCCTCTTTTTTAGCAAGAACACGAAGCCGGAGGTAAAAGAGCAAATAAAACAACTATTTGGGGCAAGAGTTATGACAGAATGTGAAAGATATCTTAGGTTGCCAATGGCCACGGGTACATCAAAGGTTAACACCTTTAAAGATTTACAAGAAAAAATCACCAAGAGAGTCATGGGATggaaagaaaaaactatttcaaAGGCAGGAAGAGAAGTTCTTATCAAAATGGAGGCCCAAGCAATACCTACATACTCCATGAGTCTATTCAAACTACCATCTTCCATTTGCAACAACATCAATTCCATGATGGCCAAATATTGGTGGGGTCAAAACCAAGATGAACAGAGGATACACTGGATCAACTGGACGAAACTGTGCACTGCAAAGAAGGAAGGAGGACTGGGTTTTCATGATCTTCATGCTTTTAACCTAGCTATATTGGCAAAGCAGGCATGGAGATTAATCGAGGAAAATCATTCTTTGTTTTACAGAGTGTACAAGGCACGTTATTTCCCAAACTCATCTTTCATGATGGTTGAGCTAGGGAATAACCCCTCCTTTGAGTGGCGCAGTCTATTATCAGCAAGGGATGTCATTAAGGAAGGCACTAGGTGGAAAGTTGGAGATGGCCGTAGCATTGGAGTATTCACACACTCATGGCTATCACACACCCCTGTAACACGAATTGAAGTACCACCAGATATGAAGGTTTGTGAGCTAATAGACCAAGACACAAGACAGTGGGACTGGGGAAAAGTAGCTGCCATGTTCACTGCCCAAACCAGGGATGAAATCCTCTCCTTGCCACTCAACAACACTAATGGCCATGACTCTGTTATTTGGATGGaaaacagggcaaaaaaatttacGATGAAATCAGCATACAAGGTGGCCTATAGACTACGACATCATCACAAAGCAGAGCACCCAGTAGCCAGAATCCACGGATCCACTTGGAACATGATCTGGACGCTAAACGTGCCGCCAAAAGTGCGCACCTTTATACGGAGAGCTTGCTCAAATTGCTTGCCTACACGGGACAATCTACACAGCCGTAGAGTGAGCATAGACCGAACTTGCGAAATGTTTAAACAGGAACCCGAGACCACCTCCCATGTACTTTGGACTTGCCCATTTGCAAGGAATGTATGGGCTCTGGTCAGAGGAAGAATTCAGAAGAGCAGCAACGGTGTAGACGATTTTTTCCTCCTATTTAGACAGATGCAAACAAAAGTAAGCAAGCAAGAACTGGAATTATGGGCGACCACGGCCTGGGCAATATGGAACGCACAAAATAAGATGATCTTCGAACAGTTCCAGACCCACCCAAAGGTAATCCTAGAAGGGGCGACGGGCTTGCTTGAAGAATATCAAAGTCTGATGGAAACACAAAGGATagattga
- the LOC115962231 gene encoding TMV resistance protein N-like, protein MASMSTERALWPSSSSSFTPQWKYDVFLSFRGKDTRNNFTDHLYFALEQKGILTFRDDEKLKRGKSISPELSKAIEESRLAIVILSSNYAFSTWCLDELTKVIGCIKETGIIVLPIFYNVDPSDVRKQTGTFAQAFAEHEERFKEKVQKWRDALREVANLSGWHSQDREQRQFKA, encoded by the coding sequence ATGGCTTCCATGAGCACTGAAAGAGCCTTGTGgccatcatcatcttcttcttttacaCCTCAATGGAAATACGATGTGTTCCTAAGTTTTAGAGGCAAGGATACCCGAAATAATTTTACAGACCATTTATATTTTGCTTTGGAACAAAAGGGCATTTTAACTTTTAGAGATGATGAAAAACTAAAGAGAGGAAAATCAATTTCACCAGAGCTCTCAAAAGCAATAGAAGAATCAAGGTTGGCTATTGTCATACTCTCAAGTAACTATGCATTTTCAACGTGGTGCCTAGATGAGCTTACAAAGGTCATTGGATGCATAAAAGAGACGGGAATAATAGTTCTACCTATATTTTATAATGTTGATCCGTCGGATGTACGAAAGCAAACAGGAACTTTTGCACAAGCTTTTGCTGAACATGAAGAACGTTTTAAGGAGAAGGTGCAAAAATGGAGAGATGCTTTGAGAGAAGTGGCCAATCTCTCTGGGTGGCATTCACAAGATAG
- the LOC115959935 gene encoding disease resistance protein RRS1-like has translation MGLNDVRIIGVWEMGGIGKTTLARVVFHMVSNKFEGCCFLANVREVYEKEGLVRLQEQFILQIFNESMSILDVCHGVSVIKNRLRHKRILLVLDDVNQLDQINKLAEKRIWFGSGSRVIITTRDRHLLEILEVDEIFDVEGLNYNEALHLLSLKAFKKVHPPKDYIEVSKDIVYYANGLPLAIEILGSFLFGRSIDKWKSTLNKLKEFPNNEILEVLKISFNGLDEAEKEIFLHIACFFNHKIKNDVVKILAYLHLSPNVGMEVLVEKSLIKVRGNRLWMHDLLQEMGRHIVYQECPKEPGKRSRLWSFWDINNVLTINKGTEAVQGIVLEFYVPEKVDWNPEAFSKLQYLKLLKICGVHLTNDLKHLPNSLRFLDWKGYPSKSLPSSFQSNELVELCMCCSHIERLWKGTRSFEMLKCIKLTKSQKLIGTPDIIKVPNLMTLVLEDWIKKSLKISLSPTEKYEIVIPGSEIPEWFRHQSIGVEVNIKQPSHLYNEWMGIVVCIVFCSHDVDHQISCLIPLYCPLTANGKRMSPALGSSLLPKVLPDHLWLLYVTPQFFDEKSNKLLSEGDENGFTQIGIKIETGGPGEEVKKCGFHMIYNKDIEGLDRTMAQHSNSSISPYESLAVIVECDKAK, from the exons ATGGGATTAAATGATGTTCGTATTATAGGGGTTTGGGAAATGGGGGGAATTGGTAAAACAACTCTTGCTAGAGTTGTTTTTCATATGGTTTCTAATAAATTTGAAGGTTGTTGTTTTCTTGCTAATGTTAGGGAAGTTTATGAAAAAGAAGGTCTAGTGCGATTACAAGAACAatttattcttcaaattttcaatgaaaGTATGAGTATACTTGATGTTTGTCATGGAGTTTCAGTGATCAAGAATAGGTTACGTCATAAAAGAATTCTTCTCGTTCTTGATGACGTAAATCAATTAGACCAAATAAATAAGTTAGCTGAGAAGCGTATTTGGTTTGGTTCAGGTAGTAGAGTTATCATAACAACAAGGGACAGACATTTACTAGAAATACTTGAAGTAGATGAAATATTTGACGTTGAAGGATTGAATTATAATGAAGCTCTTCATCTTTTGAGTTTGAAAGCTTTTAAAAAGGTCCATCCTCCCAAGGATTATATAGAGGTATCCAAAGATATTGTGTATTATGCTAATGGTCTTCCTTTAGCTATTGAGattttgggttcttttttgtttggtagaAGTATTGATAAATGGAAAAGTACATTAAATAAGCTTAAAGAATTTCCTAATAATGAAATTCTCGAAGtacttaaaataagttttaatggACTAGATGAGGCAGAGAAGGAAATATTCCTACACATTGCATGTTTCTTTAATCATAAGATCAAAAATGATGTAGTAAAAATACTAGCTTATCTTCACCTTTCCCCTAATGTTGGAATGGAGGTTCTTGTTGAGAAATCTCTCATAAAAGTTCGTGGCAATAGATTGTGGATGCATGATTTACTACAAGAAATGGGTAGGCATATAGTTTACCAAGAGTGCCCTAAAGAGCCTGGAAAGCGTAGCAGACTATGGTCATTTTGGGACATTAACAATGTACTCACAATTAATAAG GGAACAGAGGCAGTTCAAGGCATAGTACTAGAGTTTTATGTACCAGAAAAGGTAGATTGGAATCCTGAAGCCTTTTCAAAGCTGCAATAtctaaaattgctaaaaatttgtGGCGTTCATCTTACGAATGATCTCAAACATCTTCCCAATAGCTTAAGATTTCTTGATTGGAAGGGGTACCCTTCGAAATCGTTGCCATCAAGTTTCCAATCAAATGAGCTTGTTGAACTTTGCATGTGTTGTAGCCACATTGAACGACTTTGGAAAGGAACAAGG AGTTTTGAGATGTTGAAATGTATCAAGTTGACGAAATCTCAAAAACTTATTGGAACCCCAGACATCATTAAAGTCCCAAATCTTATGACATTGGTTCTTGAAGATT GGATAAAAAAGTCCCttaagatctctctctctcccactgAGAAATATGAGATTGTTATTCCAGGAAGTGAAATTCCAGAGTGGTTCAGGCACCAAAGCATAGGGGTTGAAGTGAATATAAAACAACCTTCTCATTTGTATAATGAGTGGATGGGAATTGTTGTTTGCATTGTGTTTTGTTCGCATGATGTTGATCACCAAATCAGTTGCTTAATTCCCCTTTACTGTCCATTGACAGCCAATGGAAAAAGAATGTCTCCTGCACTAGGCAGTAGCTTACTTCCTAAGGTTTTACCAGATCACCTTTGGCTACTCTATGTGACTCCTCAATTCTTTGACGagaaatcaaataaattattgtCCGAAGGTGATGAGAATGGATTCACTCAGATTGGAATTAAAATTGAAACTGGAGGTCCAGGCGAGGAGGTAAAAAAATGTGGGTTCCATATGATATACAATAAAGACATAGAAGGTCTTGATCGAACAATGGCCCAGCATAGCAACAGCAGCATCTCTCCTTATGAGAGCTTGGCTGTGATAGTGGAATGTGACAAAGCCAAATGA